A single Mytilus trossulus isolate FHL-02 chromosome 12, PNRI_Mtr1.1.1.hap1, whole genome shotgun sequence DNA region contains:
- the LOC134692953 gene encoding protein SCO1 homolog, mitochondrial-like, which translates to MSTWHGMKILMRNDFKARCSIWTRSFIDHSCTSKSISGHSVQNSFIPFHQVRSLSNCQKLMLQRTSSYNSVIKRWNSDKTNGSSEEDKKTPKQSEERKKPPKKSKREVGSPVTWKTLGLTAAVGTVMLLYFNHVKKKRELELARERNASVGKAAIGGEWSLVDYNGEPKTDKDYQGKWLAIYFGFTHCPDICPDEIEKMCEVVDILGKTAGVPELVPLFVTVDPDRDSKEAVKKYCKEFSPKLLGLTGTHEQIQQMTRTFRVYYSKGPVDEDGDYIVDHTIVMYLISPKGEFVDYYGKDKTPLQVSKSIAQHMRLHRK; encoded by the exons atgtcaaCTTGGCATGGAATGAAAATATTGatgagaaatgattttaaagcaAGATGCAGTATT TGGACAAGGAGCTTTATAGATCACTCCTGCACCAGTAAAAGCATATCAGGACATTCTGTGCAAAACTCATTTATACCATTTCATCAGGTTCGATCTCTTTCAAACTGTCAAAAATTAATGCTTCAGAGAACAAGTTCTTACAATTCTGTGATTAAAAGGTGGAATTCAGATAAAACAAATGGAAGTTCTGAGGAAGACAAAAAAACTCCGAAGCAATCGGAGGAACGGAAAAAACCTCCAAAGAAATCAAAAAGAGAAGTAGGATCG CCAGTCACATGGAAAACTCTTGGTCTTACTGCTGCAGTTGGTACTGTAATGTTACTgtattttaatcatgttaagaAGAAGCGTGAACTAG AATTAGCAAGAGAGAGAAATGCATCAGTAGGCAAAGCTGCAATAGGAGGGGAATGGTCTTTAGTTGACTACAATGGTGAGCCAAAGACAGACAAAGATTATCAAGGAAAATGGCTGGCTATTtattttggtttcacacattgtCCAGATATCTGCCCagatgaaatagaaaaaatgtgtGAAGTTGTAGATATTTTAG GCAAAACAGCTGGTGTCCCAGAACTGGTACCATTATTTGTAACAGTAGATCCTGACAGAGATAGTAAAGAAGccgttaaaaaatattgtaaag aattttcaCCGAAACTGTTAGGACTAACTGGTACCCatgaacaaatacaacaaatgaCCAGAACATTTAGAGTATACTACAGCAAGGGACCAGTTGATGAAGATGGAGATTATATT gttGATCATACTATTGTGATGTACTTAATAAGTCCCAAAGGAGAATTTGTTGATTATTATGGAAAAGATAAAACTCCACTTCAAGTTTCAAAAAGCATAGCACAACACATGAGGCTTCAtagaaaataa